The following DNA comes from Candidatus Zixiibacteriota bacterium.
GAGAGTATAGTTGTCAACAGTGAAGCGGTCAGTTACCGGCGGAAGGAAGGCGTATTTCCAAAAAGGGGGTCCGGCCCATTTGACCAGGGCGTAAAACAGCAGGAATGAGAGGGCGGTTCCGGCGACAATAAGTTTTCCCTTCTTCTCCAGCAGGCGCCGCGAATTATTCTTCCCGATGAAGTATGCCAGGTAAAGCAGGAGGGCCGGAAGGTACACAATGCTAATCCAATGAAGAAGGACAGCGATGGGGAAAGCCAACAGAGGGACGGCTGAGAATTTGCCCGACTTTATTGCCGAGAGCGCGGATACAAGGGAGAGAAAAATAATGGCGCTGGTGACCGAATAGGTTTCGACATAACCGTAATAAAGAATGGTGCCGGCGGCAAGAAGGTTCAAGAACACAAACGCCATATATGAGAACCGCGCGGCAAACAGTTTTCGTCCATAGTAAAGCAGCGAAAAGACAAAGATGAAGCCGGCGGCAATCGTCAGGTCGCGGAAAGTGCGATAGGCATCCCAGGCGTCGCCGGTATTTATGAGCTTATAATAGAATAATTGCAGTTGCATTTCGCCGTAAGCGCGACCTTTGATAGTGGGGTCGGGACCGGCAAGATTGGCAAGCAGAGTGTAACCATCGCCGAGGAAATGTGTCTCCACCGCGAATATTATGAACGAAATGGCGGCGAGACCGAGTATGGAATAAGCAAAGATATCTTTATAGAGAGTGTCAGGCAGTCTTTCGCGGCTTATTCTATCGAGCCAGTGCGGACGGGTTGCGGCGATGTATAGAAATAGAATGGCGACGGCTAAAGTCAGAGGGAAGAGGAAAGGCAATCGGTCAACAAAGGCGCCGTGGTTAATGCCCCAGAGGCGACTCTCGGGAAAGAAAGATGCTGCAAATCGTAAGACGAGGTAACCCGCCAACAGAATGAAACTGCGTTTTGCCAAGGGATATAGTTTGTCAGGCTCTTGTGTCAATCTACCGTCTCTCCGCTTTTATCCGAAGAATCAACTTGATGATAACATCGGTAGCGGCGAATCAAAAGCAAAATTCGCTTGACTTTGCCTGCCGGCTTGAGCAATCTGTATCGGAGATGAAAGTGAATTGATGCCATCAGACCGCCCAAATAGAGAAATTCCAGGCGATTCCCACCGCTCCAAAGACCCCTTCGGAGAGCTTTCGCGAGAAATTCTGCGGTTTGCCAACCGCGGTGTTTTGCGCGCGGAGTTTCTCCGGGAAGTCTCCCGGATGATTATGGATATAACCTGTTGCGATTCGGTCGAGATAAGAACCAGGGAAAGGGGACGACACTTTCGCACCATGGCAACCAGGGGGACCCCGTTGATATTTAATTTTGACGTCATAACCACTAACGGACGGCTTTCCTCGCGGATTTTCCCCGACCTGACAGATTCAGTTTCCGACTGGGAGGCGCTTCTGCATGATATACTTCTCCGGAATTATGACCCGGCATCAGGGCTCTTCGGCGCCAAGGGATTTTTTTCGGTAGGCGACGCCTCAATACCGATTCGATACCGCCGGCTGAAACCAGACCACGAAGTTGAGAGAGCGCTGAATTTTCGCGATGAATTTCCTTCATTAGCCGTGGTGCCTTTTACGGCCGATATCGAAAGCGGCTGCCTTCTGATTCTCAAATGCCGTCAGAGGAATGCCTTTACCCCAGAAACAATGGAGGGTCTTGAGGCGGTGGCGCAGAACCTGGGGGTGGCGCTGGTGCATCGATATGCCCAGATAGCGCTGCGCGAGAGAGTCAAGGAGTTAACCTGCCTGTACGGGCTGGCGAAGATTGTCGGTATGCCGGAGATTTCTCAAGAAGAACTGCTTCAAGGAGCGGTGCAGTTGCTGCCGCCGGCGATGCTTTATCCGGAAGCGGCATCGGCCCGGATACTTCTCGATGGGAAGGAATTTGTCGCCGCCGGATATGGACCGGGAAAAGCCTCGCTGTCGGCGGAAATCAAAGTCGCCGGGGTCAGCCGCGGCATGGTGGAAGTTGTCTATAAAGAAGAAAGACCGGAACTGGATGAAGGACCATTTCTCAGCGAAGAGAGAAATCTGCTCGATACGGTCGCAGGGGAACTGGCGATAATAATTGAGCGACGTCAATCTCAGATGGAGCGGAATCTTCTTCAAGAGCAGCTTCGCCACGCTGACCGTCTGGCGACTATCGGGCAGCTTGCCGCCGGAGTGGCGCACGAACTCAATGAGCCGCTGGGCGGAATTCTGGGCTTCGCGCAGTTGGCTCTCAAAAATCCCGAGGTTCCTTCTTCCATAACCAGCGATATCAAAAAAATCATAAATGCCTCCCTGCATGCCCGGGAGATAATCAAGAAACTGATGGTTTTTGCCCGTCAGTTGCCGCCACAAAAGATGAAGGTAAGTCTCAACCGGGTGGCGGAGGAAGGTCTTTATTTTCTGGAGGCGCGCTGCGCCCGAAGCGGGATAGATATTGTGCGCCAGTATGCCGAAGGACTGCCGGAAATTGTCGCCGACCCGTCACAGCTGCATCAGGTGCTGATAAATCTGGTTGTCAACGCCGTTCAGGCGATGCCACAGGGGGGAGCCTTGACGATAAGAACGGAGCATCGCGACGGACATGTGGCGCTGGTGGTGGAAGATACCGGAGTCGGGATGAGCGCGGATATCATGCGGAAGATTTTTGTTCCCTTTTTTACCACCAAGGACCTTCATGAAGGGACCGGACTGGGACTGTCGGTGGTTCATGGTATAGTCAGTTCTCATGGCGGGACGATTAAAGTCGCGAGCAAACCCGGGGCAGGTTCCCGCTTTGAAGTAGAACTGCCGGTGGGTGAAATGAGCGCAATTAAGGAGTCAGAAGAAGATGGCTGATGATAGTTCGACAATACTGGTCGTAGATGATGCCCCCGATACGCTGGAAGTGATTCAGCGGAACCTGACCTCGCAAGGGTATGCCGTATTGACGGCGCCGGGAGTTCCGGAGGCAATTCAGATACTGGATAACAGCCCGGTGGACCTGGTTATCACCGATTTGAAGATGCCGAAAGTGAGCGGACTGGAACTGGTGCGGCATATACGGGAGAATTTTCGGGACACGGAAGTTATGATGATTACCGGCTATGCCACTATTGACGGCGCGGTGCAGGCGGTCAAGACCGGGGCGGATGAATATCTCTCCAAACCGTTTACCGACGAGGAACTTCTGGCGGCAGTGCGCCGGGTGCTGGAGAAATTGAAGCTGAAGAGGATGTCGGAACTGCAGCGGCGGGGATTCCCGACCTCGACCCACGGTCTGATAGGGAGTTCGGACGTAATGAAAAAAGTCTTTAATGCCATCACCAAAGCGGCCGGCATAAATGCCACGGTCATGATTCAGGGCGAAAGCGGCACCGGCAAAGAACTGGTAGCGCGGGCTATTCATTACAGCAGTCTCCGGGCTTCAGCGCCCTTTATTCCGGTCAACTGCGGGGGAATACCGGAAGGGCTTTTGGAGAGCGAGCTTTTCGGCTATGTCAAAGGGGCGTTCACCGGCGCCACCGAGTCGCGCGCCGGTTTCTTTCAGACCGCCGAAGGGGGGACTATCTTTCTGGATGAAATCAGCGAAACCAGCCTGGCGATGCAGGTCAAACTGCTGCGGGTGCTTCAGGACAAAGAAGTCTGTATGGTCGGCGCCAACCGCTCGCGGAAGATAGATGTCCGAATTATTGCCGCCACCAATAAAGACCTGCTCAGCCTGATTAAGAAGGGAAGTTTTCGCGAAGACCTCTTTTTCCGGTTGAATGTGATTAATATAACCCTGCCGCCTCTGCGAGAGCGGGGGGATGATATTCTGATTCTCACCCAGCATTTCCTCTCCAAATATGCGCGGGAATTAGGCCGGGGGATACCGGAGTTCAGTCCTGATGCCCTCAAATCGTTGCGGAATTACTACTGGCCCGGTAATATCAGGGAGCTGGAGAATATGATTCAACGGCTGGTGGTGATGACCGACAGCGACAAAATCGAGGTCTCCGACCTCCCCAGCCATCTTCGGTTCACCGTCAGCCGGGAGGCCGGTTTTGACCGCACTCTGGCGGAAGTTGAAGCGGAGTATATCAAAAATGTTCTGGCGACAGTCCACGGCAATAAGACCAGAGCGGCCGAAATTCTTGGTATCGACCGAAAGACGCTTCGGGAAAAAATCAAGAATATCACGCCGGAGCAATAATAATCGCCTGTGGGTAATTTTGCCCCATTGAGGTATTAATACCCGACAAAACCTCTCAATTTAAGGGGCTTGACGATGACTCTCCCCGTCCGCCGTCCGACGATAATTCTATTATTTTGAATATCAAGGACTTACAAGGTCATTTACACGGGTCGGTGGCAATATAAAAGAGACTGGCATCCGCTCCTTTGGCACAGCAGTTGTATTGATATAAGTTGAGAATTGTAGATTTAGTCGAAGGAGTTTGATATGCCGAATCATTTTGTGATAGAAAAGATCAAAAGAGACCCGGAACCATCTGTTGTAGTTCCTCAGACAGGCGGAATCTGTTCGACCTGCCGCAACGAGTCAAACTGCATTTATTATCAGTCGCGGGGTGAGATAATTCACTTCTGTGAAGAGTATGATGGTGATGAGGCTCGTTTAATCATATCCCCAAAGAAAGGTGTCGGAATGGCGGCGCCGGTCAAAATTGAGAAGCTACCCGCCTACAAGGGATTATGTATCAATTGCGAGAAGCGGGAAAGTTGCCGCTTTGAGAAACCGGAAGAGGGGGTCTGGCATTGTGAGGAGTACGAGTAGGCCTGGGCGCTTTGGAATAATAGGGAGATTGATATAGATATAGCATTCTGCAATTGCGAAATTGTCCCTTGCCGTTAGAACTGTCTCACGTGTGATGCTGTCATCCCGCCTTAAAAGCGGGATGTTTTTTTTGGTGCGGCATCGTATCATAGAATATACTGGGGAGAATCGGGGACTGGGGCGGGCCTTGGCAAAAGGAACCGAAGTCCTGATTTGCGGTTAGACTATAATTGAAAGGGACAGAAAAACGATGGCCGAAAGAGATAGAGTAGTAATCATCGGGGGAGGTTTTGGGGGGCTTGATGCCGCCCGCGCCCTAAAGAACGCGCCGGTCGATGTTACAGTTATCGACCGCCGTAACTATCATCTTTTTCAACCCCTGCTTTACCAGGTGGCGACCGGAGCGCTCTCCCCGGCCGATATTGCCTCACCTCTGAGGCTGATACTTCGCAAACAGAAAAACACCCGGGTGCTTCTGGCCGAAGCGGTCGGTATTGACGTAGAGGCGCGCAAGGTCCGCCTGAAAGATGGGGAGGTGCCGTATGACTCGCTTATTATTGCTGCCGGAGCGCAGAATCATTATTTCGGCAATGACCATTGGGGGCAATATACCCTGGCGTTAAAGAGTATCGAAGATGCCACTCGAATCAGACGGCGGATTCTTTTGGCATTCGAAGAGGCGGAAAAAGAAACTGACCCGGAAAAGATAAGGGCACTTCTGACTTTTGTCGTGATTGGGGGCGGTCCGACCGGCGCGGAACTTGCCGGAGCGCTGGGAGAAATCGCCTTTGATGCCCTTCGCCGCAATTTCCGCAGTATCGACCCGGCGGAGGCGCGGATAATTCTGATAGACAGCCTGGAGCGGATTCTGCCGACTTATCATCCCACCCTCTCGGCGCGGGCGACAGGGGCGCTGGAGAAAAAATTCAAAGTTACGGTCAAGACCGGCTGGATGGTCTCGGAGATAGAGGCGGAAACGGTTATCATCAAACGGGGGGATGAGCAAGAAGTTATCAAGGCGAGGACTATTCTATGGGCAGCCGGCGTGAAAGCCTCACCGGTGGCGAATATTCTATCGCAGGCAATCGGGATCGAACGCGACCGGATGGGGCGAATCAAGGTCAATCCTGACCTGACTGTCCCGGGACATCCCGAGATTTTTGTTGTCGGGGATTTGGCGTATCTCAATGACCGCGAATGGACGCCGCTTCCGGGGATAGCGCCGGTGGCGAAACAGGAAGGGCAGTATGTTGCCAGGGTGATTACAAGACGTCTCAAAGGAAAGACAACCGGACCTTTCCATTTCCGAAATTACGGCATAATGGCGACTATCGGGAAAACCTACGCCGTGGCTGATTTTGGATTTCTGAAGATATCGGGATATATCGGATGGCTGGCGTGGCTTTTTGTGCACTTGATGTACATAGTGGAGTTTGAGAATCGGGTTCTGATTCTGGTGCAATGGGCGTGGAACTATTTCACCGGCAACCGCTCGGCGCGGCTGATAACCGAGGAGTGTCCGCCGGTGGCATCCGAAGTTGCCGCGAATTCCGGGACTGGCGCCAAGATGGAAGTGAAGCGGTAGAAGAAGGTAAAGACTGTCAGGTCTCGTCTCGACGGGTGTCGAGCCTAAGAGCTGACAGAAGATTTCGAAACCGCTGTATTCGTGCTATGGTCCATCCCACCGCAAGTCGCCGCGGCGACCAGGACGGTGGGGCACCGGATGACAATGTCGCAACCGCGGGGGTTTTGACCTGCGGATACTCTCATGTATAGCGTCAGGTCTCGCCTCCCGTCTGAAACGGGAGTCTGAGACCTGGCGCAACGTTGAAAGACTGTCAGGTCTCGCCTCGACTGGTGTCGAGCCTGAGATCTGAAAGAAGATTTCGGGCAGAGATGAAGTGGTAAATTGCTTAAGATTGCTCTAATTCTGGGAAGCAGCCGCCGGGGAAGAATGAGTCCGCGGGTGGCGAAGTATATTCAGAGAAGGCTGGATGAAAGCGGTAAGGCGAAAACGGAACTTCTGGACCTTTTTGAATACAACTTCCCCGTCATGGAAGAGCGGCTCCATAAACGGGATGATCCCCCGTCTCGTCTCAAGGAATTCTCCGAGAAGATCGCCGCTGCCGATGCGGTCGTAATAATCAGCCCGGAATACAACAACGGGTATCCGGCCGTGCTGAAGAATGCTATCGATTATCTTCTTCCGGAGTTCAAACGGAAACCGGTGGGGATTGTGACAGTTTCCAATGGGCAATTTGGCGGACTCAATGCGCTGGCGCAGTTACGAATGGTATTGATTTCGATGGGGTCAATCCTGGTACCGGCGCGTTTTCCGGTGACGAAAGTCGGTGAGACTTTCGACGAAAATGGGAACCCGCTTCAGCCATGGGTGGAGAAGACCGCCAATAATTTCCTGAAGGAACTTTTCTGGCTGTCAGAGGCGGTGACAGAAAAGATGTCAAGGGATAATCTCTGAGTTGGAAGCGGTGTGGGGGGTGGTCTGTCAGGTCTCGTCTTGACTGGTGTCGGGCCTAAGACCTGACAGAAGATTTCGAATCCGCTGTATTCGTAGTATAGTCCATCCCACCGCAAGTCGCCGCGGCGACCAGGACGGTGGGGCACCGGATGACAATGTCGCAACCGCGGGGGTTTTGACCTGCGGATACTCTCATGTATAGCGTCAGGTCTCGTCTCACGTCTGAAACGGGAGTCTTGGACCTGACGCAACGTTGAAAGATTGTCAGGTTTCGCCTCGACTGATGTCGGGCCTAAGAGCTGACAGAAGATTTCGAATCCGCTGTCTTCGTACTATAGTCCATCCCACCGCAAGCGGTGGGGCACCAAACGCTACAGGTTGGCGGTCAAGACCCTCGACCTGCCGGAGACTTTCCTATCGGTCGAGCGGTCTCGACATATTCTTCTACATTACTCCGATAATTATCCCCATCACCACGAAACCGGCGATATGATATAGAATATTTGTCACGGTCAATCCCAGGGGGCGTTTCTCGGAGATATCATTGACTCCGTATGAGGGAAGGACAAAGCAGACTCCGGCAAGAAGGCCAATGACGATACCGTCGGCGACGCTTCCGCGCGCCGCCCAGAGCATGATGCGGGCAATGCCGTAGGCGGCGACCAGAGATAGAATCAATATCCAGAGAAGGTTCAGTGGTTTGAAATCTTTGGCGACCTGCTCCTTGGTTTTGCCGACCCATTTCATCCAGGCGTTGGCGAACAGAATCGGCGAGTACCAGAGAGCGCCCAGCGCCATGTAGGCGACACCGGCGATTAGAACGGCCAGATAGTTCATGCTGACAGGTTCCATAAACGAATCCTCCTTGATTTAAGAGAGAGCGATGGTTATTGAGTACCGCACTGTCGCAGAATCTATGGAGTTTTTAATGATGATGTCTATGGGAAAGTTGGGGGGGGAGTAGATGATTGGGCGTCAGGTCTCGCCTCCCGTCTGAAACGGGAGTCTAAGACCTGACGCAACGTTGAATGACTGTCAGGTCTCGCCTCGACTGGTGTCGAGCCTAAGACCTGACAGAACATTTTGACTCCGCCGTATTCGTACTACAGGCTATCCCACCGCAAGTCGCCGCGGCGACCAGGACGGTGGGGCACCAGATGGTAATGTCGAAAGCGCGGGGGTTTTGACCTGCGGATACTCTCATGTATAGCGTCAGGTCTCGCCTCCCGTCTGAAATGGGAGTCTAAGACCTGGCGCAACGTTGAAAGACTGTCAGGTCTCGCCTCGACTGGTGTCGAGCCTAAGACCTGACAGAACATTTTGACTCCGCCGTATTCGTACTACAGGCTATCCCACCGCAAGTCGTCGCGGCGACCAGGACGGTGGGGCACCAGATGGTAATTTAGACCTCTATGCCTTTTTCTCCTCTGCCTTTTCCCCCTTTATCCCTTCGACCATCGCCGAGAGGGCGGAGATTATGCCGCTGGCTTCGTACGGGATGAAAATTTTGTTGGCCGTGCCGCTGGAGAATTTGGGGAGCATTTCCAGATACTTAAGAGTAATCAGTTCCTTGTCCGGTTTACCTTCATGGATAGCGTTGAAGACATTCCCAATCGCTTTGGCTTCACCCTCGGCGACTGCAATCTGCCGGTATTTTTCGGCGTCGGCTTTTTTCCTGACCGCCTCGGCATACCCCTCGGCTTCAAGAATCGCCGCCTGCTTGCTTCCTTCGGCCTTGGTAATTGATGCCTGCCGGATACCTTCGGCTTCAAGAATGGCGGCACGCTTGTCGCGCTCCGCTTTCATCTGACGGCTCATTGCCTCGGTGATATCTACCGGCGGGTCGATGCGCTGAATTTCAACCCGGTTGACTTTCATCCCCCATTTGTCAGTCGCCGTGTCGAGCACCTGTCGCAACTGGTTGTTGATGGTATCGCGGGAAGTGAGCGACTGGTCGAGCTCCATTTCGCCGACGATATTGCGAAGGTTGGTCTGCGCCAGTTTGGTCGCCGCCAGGATATAGTTGCTGATTTCGTAACGGGCACGGACCGGGTCCGTCACCTGGCAGTAAATGATGGCATCGACTTCAACATTGACATTATCCTTGGTGATAACCATCTGCGAGGGGACATCAAGCACCACCTCCCGCATATCGACCTTCTGCACCGAATCGAAAAACGGCATAATCAGATTCAAGCCGGAATCGAGCGTCCGCTGGTATTTGCCGAGACGTTCCACCAGCCCTTTTTCGTACGGACGGATAATCACGATAGACATCCCGCCCAGGATAAAAGCGAGCAGGACGGCGACACCTACAAAGACATATGCTTCCATTTTCTATCCTTTCCTTCCCGGAATTTTTATAATGAAATTCTATTCTTCCCTGACCACATTCAACCGGGCGCCGACCACGCTCAAGACTTTGATTTTAGCGCCTTCATTTATAATCTCATTGGCTTTGGCGCGCCAGACTTGCCCATCAACGCGCACCTGCCCCGATTCTGTGCTGGGGTCGATTTTTTCCAGGACCACGCCCGATTTGCCAATCATGGCGTCAACATTGGTCGGCTGCGGCGATGGTTTGGTGATTTTGCGCGCCAGCGGGCGGGTGGTCGGTATCAGAATTATTGAAATTCCGGCGAAGACCGCCAGTTGAATCAGATATGAGCCCCCCAGCCAGGAGGTGACGGCGGCGCCGATGGAGCCTACCACAAAACAGGCAAAGACCAGCGAAGGGGTGCCGATTTCGATTATCAGAAAAATCACTGCCGCGGCCAGCCAGAGCCAGAAGATTGTCGGCATAGAATACTCCTTTCCGTTCCGAGAGGCCGGAATCCAGGTCCGGCTCAATAAATAATGCTTAAGATGCAGTTACGAGCCATTGGATAATATGTTCCCTCCAATGGGGAAATATAGATATTTGAGTCGGCAAGCGCAACAGAATCGGAGGATGTTATTATCTTGAGTCGGGGCGGAGACAAAGATATCTTAAGCGAATGCCGCGCCGTT
Coding sequences within:
- a CDS encoding ATP-binding protein, with the protein product MPSDRPNREIPGDSHRSKDPFGELSREILRFANRGVLRAEFLREVSRMIMDITCCDSVEIRTRERGRHFRTMATRGTPLIFNFDVITTNGRLSSRIFPDLTDSVSDWEALLHDILLRNYDPASGLFGAKGFFSVGDASIPIRYRRLKPDHEVERALNFRDEFPSLAVVPFTADIESGCLLILKCRQRNAFTPETMEGLEAVAQNLGVALVHRYAQIALRERVKELTCLYGLAKIVGMPEISQEELLQGAVQLLPPAMLYPEAASARILLDGKEFVAAGYGPGKASLSAEIKVAGVSRGMVEVVYKEERPELDEGPFLSEERNLLDTVAGELAIIIERRQSQMERNLLQEQLRHADRLATIGQLAAGVAHELNEPLGGILGFAQLALKNPEVPSSITSDIKKIINASLHAREIIKKLMVFARQLPPQKMKVSLNRVAEEGLYFLEARCARSGIDIVRQYAEGLPEIVADPSQLHQVLINLVVNAVQAMPQGGALTIRTEHRDGHVALVVEDTGVGMSADIMRKIFVPFFTTKDLHEGTGLGLSVVHGIVSSHGGTIKVASKPGAGSRFEVELPVGEMSAIKESEEDG
- a CDS encoding sigma-54 dependent transcriptional regulator — translated: MADDSSTILVVDDAPDTLEVIQRNLTSQGYAVLTAPGVPEAIQILDNSPVDLVITDLKMPKVSGLELVRHIRENFRDTEVMMITGYATIDGAVQAVKTGADEYLSKPFTDEELLAAVRRVLEKLKLKRMSELQRRGFPTSTHGLIGSSDVMKKVFNAITKAAGINATVMIQGESGTGKELVARAIHYSSLRASAPFIPVNCGGIPEGLLESELFGYVKGAFTGATESRAGFFQTAEGGTIFLDEISETSLAMQVKLLRVLQDKEVCMVGANRSRKIDVRIIAATNKDLLSLIKKGSFREDLFFRLNVINITLPPLRERGDDILILTQHFLSKYARELGRGIPEFSPDALKSLRNYYWPGNIRELENMIQRLVVMTDSDKIEVSDLPSHLRFTVSREAGFDRTLAEVEAEYIKNVLATVHGNKTRAAEILGIDRKTLREKIKNITPEQ
- a CDS encoding NAD(P)/FAD-dependent oxidoreductase; its protein translation is MAERDRVVIIGGGFGGLDAARALKNAPVDVTVIDRRNYHLFQPLLYQVATGALSPADIASPLRLILRKQKNTRVLLAEAVGIDVEARKVRLKDGEVPYDSLIIAAGAQNHYFGNDHWGQYTLALKSIEDATRIRRRILLAFEEAEKETDPEKIRALLTFVVIGGGPTGAELAGALGEIAFDALRRNFRSIDPAEARIILIDSLERILPTYHPTLSARATGALEKKFKVTVKTGWMVSEIEAETVIIKRGDEQEVIKARTILWAAGVKASPVANILSQAIGIERDRMGRIKVNPDLTVPGHPEIFVVGDLAYLNDREWTPLPGIAPVAKQEGQYVARVITRRLKGKTTGPFHFRNYGIMATIGKTYAVADFGFLKISGYIGWLAWLFVHLMYIVEFENRVLILVQWAWNYFTGNRSARLITEECPPVASEVAANSGTGAKMEVKR
- a CDS encoding NADPH-dependent FMN reductase; this encodes MLKIALILGSSRRGRMSPRVAKYIQRRLDESGKAKTELLDLFEYNFPVMEERLHKRDDPPSRLKEFSEKIAAADAVVIISPEYNNGYPAVLKNAIDYLLPEFKRKPVGIVTVSNGQFGGLNALAQLRMVLISMGSILVPARFPVTKVGETFDENGNPLQPWVEKTANNFLKELFWLSEAVTEKMSRDNL
- a CDS encoding DUF1761 domain-containing protein, yielding MEPVSMNYLAVLIAGVAYMALGALWYSPILFANAWMKWVGKTKEQVAKDFKPLNLLWILILSLVAAYGIARIMLWAARGSVADGIVIGLLAGVCFVLPSYGVNDISEKRPLGLTVTNILYHIAGFVVMGIIIGVM
- a CDS encoding SPFH domain-containing protein; the encoded protein is MEAYVFVGVAVLLAFILGGMSIVIIRPYEKGLVERLGKYQRTLDSGLNLIMPFFDSVQKVDMREVVLDVPSQMVITKDNVNVEVDAIIYCQVTDPVRARYEISNYILAATKLAQTNLRNIVGEMELDQSLTSRDTINNQLRQVLDTATDKWGMKVNRVEIQRIDPPVDITEAMSRQMKAERDKRAAILEAEGIRQASITKAEGSKQAAILEAEGYAEAVRKKADAEKYRQIAVAEGEAKAIGNVFNAIHEGKPDKELITLKYLEMLPKFSSGTANKIFIPYEASGIISALSAMVEGIKGEKAEEKKA
- a CDS encoding NfeD family protein: MPTIFWLWLAAAVIFLIIEIGTPSLVFACFVVGSIGAAVTSWLGGSYLIQLAVFAGISIILIPTTRPLARKITKPSPQPTNVDAMIGKSGVVLEKIDPSTESGQVRVDGQVWRAKANEIINEGAKIKVLSVVGARLNVVREE